The following proteins come from a genomic window of Frankia casuarinae:
- a CDS encoding PfkB family carbohydrate kinase, protein MATDSGPVVCFSYLAAASLWNVERFPQANHGAEVQRSEASIAADGPMVAAVLAALDIPALVISNNIGDDAPGDQVRAWLHRGRVLTTVETVPGLATPQIVIVADEDGTRTWFPYLQGVAEALTAVDLAPLARASYAYVDCYKVIEPAAIRAIQAARTPSVPLLVNLGGSVLTPMVASVLRDCPDLIIQTNVDDDAHETAPAVAATLLGQTGASWVVVTAGAAGACAVGADVTVSVPAVPVTVRHTHCAGAAFSGGLLYGLLHGWPMRDSLALASASGGLRCARAHHEPLPHLTELLACGESLDQLPAAVR, encoded by the coding sequence GTGGCCACCGATTCCGGCCCGGTGGTTTGCTTCAGCTACCTGGCCGCCGCGTCACTGTGGAACGTCGAGCGCTTCCCGCAGGCCAACCACGGGGCCGAGGTGCAGCGGTCTGAAGCCTCCATCGCTGCCGATGGCCCGATGGTCGCCGCCGTCCTGGCCGCGCTCGACATCCCAGCGCTCGTGATCAGCAACAACATCGGTGACGATGCGCCGGGCGACCAGGTCAGAGCCTGGCTCCACCGGGGCCGTGTGCTGACCACCGTCGAGACGGTGCCCGGCCTGGCGACGCCGCAGATCGTGATCGTGGCGGACGAGGACGGCACGCGCACCTGGTTCCCGTACCTACAAGGAGTCGCCGAGGCCCTGACCGCGGTCGACCTTGCACCGCTGGCCAGGGCCTCCTACGCCTACGTCGACTGCTACAAGGTAATCGAACCGGCCGCGATCCGGGCCATCCAGGCCGCGCGGACGCCCAGCGTGCCACTGCTGGTCAACCTCGGAGGGTCGGTCCTCACACCGATGGTGGCGTCCGTCCTCCGGGACTGCCCGGATCTGATCATCCAGACCAACGTCGACGACGACGCGCACGAAACTGCCCCGGCCGTAGCCGCCACCCTGCTGGGCCAGACCGGAGCTTCGTGGGTGGTAGTCACCGCCGGGGCGGCCGGGGCGTGCGCGGTGGGGGCGGATGTCACTGTTTCCGTGCCGGCCGTCCCGGTCACGGTGCGCCACACCCACTGCGCGGGCGCGGCGTTCTCCGGTGGGCTGCTCTACGGCCTGCTCCACGGCTGGCCGATGCGGGACAGCTTGGCCCTGGCCTCGGCCAGTGGTGGGCTCCGGTGTGCGCGAGCCCACCACGAACCGCTGCCGCATCTCACGGAACTGCTGGCGTGCGGTGAATCGCTGGATCAGCTACCGGCGGCCGTCCGCTAG
- a CDS encoding NUDIX hydrolase, producing MTASHRHQLTADVHLLLLDGDQVLFGRRQNTGYEDGAYHLPSGHLEAGESVIAALVREAKEEIGVTIEPEAVEFAHVMHNSSSGGRAAFFFAVRKWDGEPDNREPDKCSELAWFPLDELPTHLIAYCRTALEHIAAGQPFSTYGW from the coding sequence ATGACCGCCTCTCACCGTCACCAGCTCACCGCTGACGTCCATCTTCTCCTGCTGGACGGCGATCAAGTGCTCTTCGGCCGCCGCCAGAACACCGGCTACGAAGACGGCGCCTACCACCTCCCGTCCGGCCACCTCGAAGCGGGTGAGTCGGTGATCGCGGCCCTCGTCCGCGAGGCCAAGGAAGAAATCGGCGTGACCATCGAGCCGGAAGCCGTCGAGTTCGCGCACGTCATGCACAATTCGTCGAGCGGCGGCCGGGCGGCCTTCTTCTTCGCCGTGCGCAAATGGGACGGCGAGCCGGACAACCGCGAGCCCGACAAGTGCAGCGAGCTGGCCTGGTTCCCGCTGGACGAGCTGCCCACCCACCTGATCGCCTACTGCCGCACCGCCCTGGAGCACATCGCCGCCGGTCAGCCCTTCTCGACCTACGGCTGGTAG
- a CDS encoding ATP-binding protein, translated as MKSDKDQLADELNEVARRSIPHTFTRHFQSPPLAIPMLRRILDSRDPGLFTQNPGRALRVLIDQAVAQLEAAPMARLQDKFTWRELGAEIFADSNKSYSETFQEIRTGCGEPLLSEKTVQRAIEDLRDRLAAILQRMEISDRHFVLAEDPEYVSRPDLEKRFSEVLSSGERLVLIHGEAGTGKTTLALHLTRSFLRFAAHDWIPVIPFQEGGKGPVEDSFREMLDRHGFAVSDVGVSELVVTFRKLVTSETPPPVVVLDNIDSRTELERFVPPGVRSRIIITSRKNLDSKVVNIAPIEVMNMANDEAVQLVSLHSQGLQEDGKKYLAEALDFRPLAIVHGCACLINAPYNGDLTAFLESLRENVAVVLESYGDDEDTTITAIYRMIVDALKRQPQYVLLALDLVILAYPVRSVQEALRLSWPPSDVVEGQISKELNLEDEAILSKGLRIIERWNLVHPNALPFLHIHSLTRELVASIRGDALAAVAVQAYRVASHRLNLSSWMGGAPIPSSWPQEVEYMLASFDISARGSAVRTGIAFSQGDETDPLCQVPALFLRRGRQREEMSAEAVNGARSVLSEPWSRRFTALETEALELGILDEVGDVLNTVRARRPDAYVYEALLSSDLRPLTEAYTTDVIEDARWHIDHPLATEMPLTPAQHSYALGVFHFQRCEWKEAEACYMQSSEFYKLLASEKAEFGLYALEAGRRLADLDLRRGDLNSANERIYALLSEVFELGKSGIVDAFLSRRITQTGLRIQSERMLRGAPSGGNIDQLLALYQDLMLKFAKTGSSLPLLEVEFARAVMTALVDNKQANRMLTDLGSRCRDSGYKVGTTVCMATQLKVIIAVHAGTAKPARFAQLAEWALSLAEDFVEVSRFWHADVLCSALACAILGDVPDRRAEEIRSRAQEAASLISRPDKMTVAEKVGGVPPYFLLRE; from the coding sequence GTGAAGTCAGATAAAGACCAGCTCGCGGACGAACTCAACGAAGTAGCGCGACGCTCGATCCCACACACTTTCACGCGGCACTTCCAAAGTCCGCCGCTTGCGATCCCGATGCTGCGTCGTATCCTCGATAGCCGCGATCCTGGCCTTTTTACACAGAACCCGGGACGCGCGCTGCGGGTCCTTATTGATCAAGCAGTCGCTCAGCTTGAGGCTGCTCCCATGGCACGCCTTCAGGACAAATTCACCTGGCGTGAGCTCGGTGCAGAAATATTTGCAGATAGCAACAAGTCGTACAGCGAAACGTTCCAGGAGATCCGGACGGGTTGCGGCGAGCCCCTCCTATCAGAGAAAACCGTTCAGCGCGCAATTGAAGATCTCCGTGACAGGCTGGCGGCCATCCTGCAGCGGATGGAAATCTCCGATCGGCATTTCGTACTTGCCGAAGATCCGGAATATGTTTCGCGACCGGATCTTGAGAAGAGGTTTTCTGAGGTGCTTTCCTCTGGAGAGCGTCTGGTTCTGATTCACGGTGAGGCGGGTACCGGAAAAACCACACTGGCGCTCCACCTGACTCGGAGTTTCCTTCGGTTTGCGGCGCACGACTGGATTCCGGTCATACCCTTTCAAGAAGGGGGTAAGGGGCCAGTCGAAGATTCATTCCGCGAGATGCTTGATCGTCACGGATTTGCGGTTTCGGATGTCGGCGTAAGTGAGCTAGTTGTAACCTTCAGAAAACTCGTCACCAGTGAAACACCGCCACCGGTCGTTGTACTCGACAACATAGACTCTCGTACTGAACTGGAGAGATTCGTGCCGCCGGGAGTGCGGTCACGGATAATTATTACCAGTCGAAAGAATCTCGACAGCAAAGTGGTAAACATCGCGCCAATCGAAGTCATGAATATGGCGAACGATGAGGCTGTTCAGCTAGTTTCCCTGCACAGTCAAGGGTTGCAGGAGGATGGTAAAAAATATCTTGCTGAGGCGCTAGACTTCAGGCCGCTCGCGATAGTGCACGGATGCGCCTGTCTGATAAACGCTCCTTACAATGGTGATCTCACAGCCTTCCTTGAAAGTCTGCGCGAGAATGTAGCGGTCGTGCTAGAGAGCTACGGCGACGACGAGGATACGACGATCACAGCGATCTACCGCATGATTGTCGACGCCCTGAAGCGCCAGCCGCAGTATGTGCTTCTTGCACTCGACCTGGTGATCCTTGCGTACCCCGTGCGCTCTGTCCAGGAAGCTCTGCGTCTATCGTGGCCGCCATCGGACGTGGTCGAAGGCCAAATCAGCAAAGAGCTAAATCTCGAAGATGAGGCAATCCTTAGCAAAGGCCTGCGAATCATCGAACGCTGGAACCTAGTACACCCAAACGCGCTACCATTCCTCCATATACACAGTCTGACACGTGAACTCGTTGCCTCGATCCGAGGCGACGCACTGGCTGCCGTCGCCGTGCAAGCCTATAGAGTAGCATCACATCGACTTAATTTGTCATCTTGGATGGGCGGTGCACCGATTCCTTCCTCCTGGCCGCAAGAAGTCGAGTACATGCTCGCGAGCTTCGATATTTCGGCTCGCGGCTCGGCGGTCAGAACTGGCATTGCCTTCTCGCAAGGGGACGAGACAGATCCGCTATGCCAAGTGCCGGCACTTTTTCTCCGCCGTGGAAGGCAGCGCGAAGAGATGTCAGCGGAGGCCGTCAATGGCGCCCGGTCGGTCCTATCTGAACCCTGGTCCCGGCGCTTCACGGCCCTTGAGACTGAAGCACTCGAACTCGGAATCCTTGATGAGGTCGGAGATGTTCTCAATACGGTGCGTGCGCGTCGACCTGATGCGTATGTGTACGAGGCGCTTCTATCGAGCGATCTCAGGCCGCTAACCGAGGCTTACACGACCGACGTGATCGAGGATGCTCGCTGGCACATCGACCATCCCTTGGCAACTGAAATGCCTCTTACTCCCGCCCAGCACAGCTATGCCCTTGGCGTGTTCCATTTTCAACGATGCGAGTGGAAGGAGGCCGAAGCCTGCTACATGCAGAGTTCGGAATTCTACAAACTGCTGGCTAGCGAGAAGGCTGAATTCGGCCTGTATGCGCTTGAAGCGGGGCGTCGCCTTGCGGATCTCGACCTTCGCCGAGGCGATTTGAATTCTGCAAATGAACGGATCTATGCACTTCTATCAGAGGTCTTTGAACTTGGCAAGTCCGGCATTGTGGATGCGTTCTTGAGTCGACGTATTACCCAAACCGGCCTGCGGATACAGTCGGAACGGATGTTGCGTGGTGCTCCGAGCGGCGGCAACATCGACCAACTCCTGGCCCTTTATCAGGACCTGATGCTGAAGTTCGCAAAGACTGGCAGTTCTCTGCCTCTTCTTGAGGTGGAGTTTGCTCGGGCGGTGATGACTGCGCTGGTCGACAACAAGCAGGCGAACAGGATGCTCACCGATCTGGGTAGCCGTTGTAGAGACTCTGGCTATAAGGTCGGAACTACGGTCTGTATGGCCACTCAGTTGAAAGTCATAATCGCAGTACATGCCGGCACTGCAAAGCCCGCTCGGTTTGCGCAGCTTGCAGAATGGGCGCTTTCTCTCGCAGAAGATTTTGTCGAGGTCAGCCGTTTCTGGCATGCCGATGTACTATGTTCCGCCTTGGCTTGCGCTATTCTCGGAGATGTACCTGACAGGCGAGCGGAGGAAATACGATCCAGAGCGCAGGAAGCGGCATCGCTGATCAGCCGTCCTGACAAGATGACCGTTGCGGAGAAGGTAGGCGGAGTGCCGCCATATTTTCTCCTCCGAGAATAG